The following are encoded together in the Gorilla gorilla gorilla isolate KB3781 chromosome 14, NHGRI_mGorGor1-v2.1_pri, whole genome shotgun sequence genome:
- the LOC101130581 gene encoding ferritin heavy chain-like: protein MTTASASQMRQNYHQDSEAAINRQINLELYASYVYLSMSYYFDRDDVALKKFAKYFLHQSHEEREHAEKLMKLQNQRGGRIFLRDSKKPDWESRLNAMECALHLEKNVNQSLLELHKLATDKNDPHLCVFIETHYLNEQVKAIKEMGDQVTNLRKMGASESGLAEYLFDKHTLGDSDNES, encoded by the coding sequence ATGACGACCGCGTCCGCCTCGCAGATGCGCCAGAACTACCACCAGGACTCAGAGGCCGCCATAAACCGCCAGATCAACCTGGAGCTCTACGCCTCCTACGTTTACCTGTCCATGTCTTACTACTTTGACCGCGATGATGTAGCTTTGAAGAAGTTTGCCAAATACTTTCTTCACCAGTCTCATGAGGAGAGGGAACATGCTGAGAAGCTGATGAAGCTGCAGAACCAACGAGGTGGCCGAATCTTCCTTCGGGATAGCAAGAAACCAGACTGGGAGAGCAGGCTGAATGCGATGGAGTGTGcattacatttggaaaaaaatgtgaatcaGTCACTACTGGAACTGCACAAACTGGCCACTGACAAAAATGACccccatttgtgtgtcttcattGAGACACATTACCTGAATGAGCAGGTGAAAGCCATCAAAGAAATGGGTGATCAAGTGACCAACTTGCGCAAGATGGGAGCATCCGAATCTGGCTTGGCGGAATATCTTTTTGACAAGCACACCCTGGGAGACAGTGATAATGAAAGCTAA